A stretch of the Sinorhizobium alkalisoli genome encodes the following:
- a CDS encoding 1-aminocyclopropane-1-carboxylate deaminase: MSLLEKFERYPLTFGPTPIEHLPRLTAALGGKVQIYAKREDCNSGLAMGGNKLRKLEYIVPDAIASGADTLVSIGGVQSNHTRMVAATAAKIGMKCVVIQEKWVPHYDSVYDRVGNILMTRLMGADSRLVDDGFDIGIRKSWEDAIQSVKDAGGKPYPIPAGASVHKYGALGYVGFAEEVAAQEKELGFIFDYIIVCVVTGSTQGGMIVGFAAHDRAERVIGIDASGTLEQTRAQVRKIVDSTADLVGLNRAIRENEIVINPDYAYPAYGVPSEETNAAIRLAARTEAMITDPVYEGKSMQGLIDLTRKGFFPEGSRVLYAHLGGAPALNGYSYYYKDG; this comes from the coding sequence ATGTCACTGCTTGAGAAGTTCGAACGTTACCCACTCACTTTCGGCCCGACGCCGATCGAGCATCTGCCGCGGTTGACGGCGGCGCTCGGCGGCAAGGTGCAGATCTACGCCAAGCGCGAGGACTGCAATTCCGGCCTCGCCATGGGCGGTAACAAACTCAGAAAGCTCGAATATATCGTGCCGGATGCGATCGCCTCCGGCGCCGATACGCTGGTGTCGATCGGCGGCGTGCAATCAAACCATACTCGCATGGTTGCGGCCACCGCCGCCAAGATCGGCATGAAATGCGTTGTCATTCAGGAAAAATGGGTGCCGCATTACGATTCGGTCTATGATCGCGTCGGCAATATCCTGATGACGCGGCTGATGGGAGCGGACAGCCGGCTGGTTGACGACGGCTTCGACATCGGCATCCGCAAGAGCTGGGAGGATGCGATCCAGTCGGTGAAGGACGCCGGCGGCAAACCCTATCCGATCCCGGCCGGCGCCTCGGTGCACAAATACGGCGCACTCGGCTACGTCGGTTTCGCCGAGGAAGTCGCCGCACAGGAGAAAGAGCTCGGCTTCATCTTCGACTACATTATCGTCTGCGTCGTCACCGGCTCGACCCAAGGCGGCATGATCGTGGGCTTCGCCGCACACGACCGGGCCGAGCGGGTGATCGGCATCGATGCATCGGGGACGCTCGAGCAGACCCGCGCGCAGGTGCGCAAGATCGTCGATTCCACTGCCGACCTGGTTGGCCTCAACCGAGCGATCCGCGAAAACGAGATCGTCATCAATCCCGATTATGCCTATCCCGCCTATGGCGTACCATCGGAGGAAACCAATGCGGCGATCCGGCTTGCCGCCCGCACCGAGGCGATGATCACCGATCCGGTCTATGAGGGCAAATCCATGCAGGGACTGATCGACCTGACGCGCAAGGGTTTCTTCCCGGAGGGGTCTCGGGTTCTCTACGCCCATCTCGGCGGCGCGCCGGCGCTGAACGGCTACAGCTACTACTACAAGGACGGCTGA